DNA sequence from the Tenacibaculum mesophilum genome:
AAATTAGCTTTGATTAAGTGTGCATTATCTTCAGTTATCTGATTACCCAATGCTGCTGGTATACAAATATCACAGTCAGTAGCAAAAAAATCTTCCTTCTCTATTGCTATTGATTCTGGGTACTCTACCAAACTTCCATTATTAGCTTTTGTATAATTGAAAAGGTCATCTACTTTAATTCCGTTCGTATTTTGAATACTTCCGTAAGCATCTTGAACCCCTATCATTTTTGCTCCTTCTTGTTCTAAAAAGTAAGCCGCCCAATACCCAACGTTTCCAAACCCTTGAACAATAAAAGTTTTTCCTTCTAAAGTTTGGTTATTTTCTTCTACCCAAAACTTGATGGTTAAGAAAACTCCATAACCTGTAGCTCTGTCTCTTCCTTCTAGACCTCCACTACCTATTGGTTTTCCTGTAACTACATGTTGATTCATTGAACGTTCAGCTGGTGCTTTTGTGCTCATATAGGTATCAGCCATCCACGCCATTGTTTGAGCGTTTGTATTAACATCTGGAGCAGGAATATCATGCTCTGGTCCAATATTATCTCCTAATGCAAACGTAAAACGTCTGGTAATACGCTCTAATTCATCTTTTGAATATTTTGCTGGGTCTATTTGAATTCCTCCTTTACCTCCACCGTATGGTAAGCCAGCAAGAGA
Encoded proteins:
- a CDS encoding Glu/Leu/Phe/Val family dehydrogenase — its product is MTLTKELKKPVKRKNARGMVDNVLEQFNSASDQIGLHPNIRKILSITNNEIIVNFPVKMDNGDVEIFQGYRVQHNNALGPYKGGLRYHPTVDIDAARALAMWMTWKTSLAGLPYGGGKGGIQIDPAKYSKDELERITRRFTFALGDNIGPEHDIPAPDVNTNAQTMAWMADTYMSTKAPAERSMNQHVVTGKPIGSGGLEGRDRATGYGVFLTIKFWVEENNQTLEGKTFIVQGFGNVGYWAAYFLEQEGAKMIGVQDAYGSIQNTNGIKVDDLFNYTKANNGSLVEYPESIAIEKEDFFATDCDICIPAALGNQITEDNAHLIKANLIAEGANGPINVEGEKILLEKGVTIIPDILCNSGGVITSYFEWLQNRNGELWNMEEVITRLDKKLKDSYTRVSDYAKLEGVDMRKAAYCIAIQRIEKAYVQRGIFP